The sequence below is a genomic window from Deltaproteobacteria bacterium.
GGGCTCCATCCTTCTCTACCTGGCGGACAAGTTCGGCGCCTTCGTCCCGGAGGACCCGTCGGAGCGCGCCGAGTGCCTGTCCTGGCTGTTCTGGCAGATGGGTTCCGCGCCCTACCTCGGCGGCGGCTTCGGACACTTCTACGCCTACGCCCCCTACAAAATGGAGTACCCCATCGACCGCTTCGCCATGGAGGTGAAGCGCCAGCTCGACGTCCTCGACAAGCGGCTGGCCGAGAACCGCTACGCGGCCGGGGATGCCTACACCATCGCCGACATGGCCATCTGGCCCTGGTACGGCGTGCTCACATTGGCGGACAGCCTTTACGGCGCGGCCGAGTTCCTCGACTCGCAATCGTACAAGAACGTGTTGCGCTGGCGTGACGAGATCGCGGCGCGCGATGCGGTGAAACGCGGCCGCATCGTCAATAAGAGCTCCGGCCCGCTCGATCAGCAACTCCGCGAGCGCCACGACGCCTCCGATTTCGAGTTGCGGACGCAGGACAAGCTCGAGGCGGCCGAGTAGCGTACCGGGGTCCGGCGAGTATTTCGATAGCGCGACGGCGAAGATCTACCTCGTCGCGTGCTCAGGTCGGATGAAGCCCCCTGGAACCCCCAAGTAAAGAGGAAAGGACGGGTGTCGTAGACTCCGGTGCCGACGTGCGTCGGGATTCAGCCGTCACCTGGCGCCGGCTGTTCGCCGTATTCTGGCGCAT
It includes:
- the yghU gene encoding glutathione-dependent disulfide-bond oxidoreductase, which gives rise to MTDTPDYVPPKVWKWERENGGRFANINRPVSGATHEKELPRGKHPLQLYSLGTPNGVKVTIMLEELLAAGHGGAEYDAWLINIREGDQFGSGFVGINPNSKIPALVDYSMPTPTRVFESGSILLYLADKFGAFVPEDPSERAECLSWLFWQMGSAPYLGGGFGHFYAYAPYKMEYPIDRFAMEVKRQLDVLDKRLAENRYAAGDAYTIADMAIWPWYGVLTLADSLYGAAEFLDSQSYKNVLRWRDEIAARDAVKRGRIVNKSSGPLDQQLRERHDASDFELRTQDKLEAAE